In Flavobacterium piscisymbiosum, the sequence CTCACCAATAAACTAAAAGAAGCAATAACCCAAAAAGCGATTCTGGATAAAATTGATGCGTCGAAAACAACTGAAAATATCATTTCAGGCAGTTTGGTAAAAGCAAACGGAATCTACTTGTATGTAAGTGTTGCACTTCCTAAAATTGCTATTGATGGTATCAATGTTATTGCGCTTTCGCCGCAATCTCCGCTTGGTTCTCATTTAATGGGGAATAAGGTTGGGTTTACTTTTGAAATTAATAAGAC encodes:
- a CDS encoding GreA/GreB family elongation factor, with amino-acid sequence MEFKQKIHSHYLQMVQDRIDVFRDMISALTEDSKNDAKGSAGDKHETALSMMHIEQEKLTNKLKEAITQKAILDKIDASKTTENIISGSLVKANGIYLYVSVALPKIAIDGINVIALSPQSPLGSHLMGNKVGFTFEINKTHYTIESVL